CAAATCGAAACAAGGTGTAAATCAAACTTTCTGCTTATTCCAAATATCTTGTTATTTATTTTATTAGTTATGTTAATTTAGATAATTATTTATATTTTAATGATTTTTCTATTTTAATTAAGATTAGGATTTTATAGATTTAAAGATTTATTATAAATAGTCATTGAAACCTAAAGTGGTATTCAGACTTTGATAATTAATAAACTAGCTGTTGCTTTATACCTTGTTTCGATTTGAATAAATTCATCAAGCAATAAGTTGGTCTCCAGAAGCTATCGAAAGAAACCCTTGATCGATCCAAGAACAGGTCTCTAAGAACCCTAAAGGTTCTTTGATCGACCGTTCAACATATTTGTCCGCTGCATCAGGGTGGTATATTAGAGCCAGGTTCCTTGATTGTTCAACCTGGTTCTGATACCAACTGATGCAGCGAACAAATATGTTGAACGGTCGATCAAAGAACTTTTAGGGTTCTAGAGATCTGTTTTTGGATCAATCAAGAGTTTCTTTCGATAGCTTCTTGAGACCAACTTCTTGAGGGATGAATTTAATCAAATCGAAACAAGGTATAAAGCAACAGCTAGTTTATTAATTATCAAAGTCTGAATACCACTTTAGGTTTCAATGACTATTTATAATAAATCTTTAAATCTATAAAATCCTAATCTTAATTAAAATAGAAAAATCATTAAAATATAAAAAATATGAATAAAAGATAATTATCTAAATTAATATAACTAATAAAATAAATAACAAGATATTGCATCAGCTTCTAATATGGACGATTTTCAAAGGTCAGGAGCACATGCTCTGTGTTTGTACGAACCAGCATTATTGAGGTATGTATAGTTATGTCAATGGGGCCAAGCCCAAGACTAATTAAATTTTTCTATAACTTTTTGAGGCGAAATAATTTTTGGACCCACGATAACTTAACAACATCTTTTAGATTTGGGTTTAACCGCCTCTGATGTTCTACAGAAGTCATCGTATCATCTTCTAGGTGTATTATACGCATGAATAAAACAGATGAAATACCGGGAATATCATCTAACGAATATCTTATTGCCTTCCGGTATTTTCTCAATTCACACAATAGTTTAGCAGTTTCCACATTATTAAGCTCAGAGTTCACGATGATAGGGTATGTTGAATTAGGTCCAATAAATGCATAACTGAGTCCCGCTGGAAGGGACTTTAATTCGATCTTTGGAGCCTTGAGTTCGCTCCACGAATCATCGAGCTGGCTGGGTGATTTGGTCGGCTTTTTAGGAGCAGCTGCTCCTTCTGGTGAAATCTGATTGCTCGTTTCCCCCAGACTTAGAAAAGCGACCAGCTTCTCGATGATTTCACACGAGTCTAGCATCTTTTCGTATCTGTCGGCATCAACGTTGCACGTGTTCTGCTCATACTCTACTCATATCAGAGCTACTTCCAAAGGATCATCTGCGAGGATTTCTTCGATCATCCCTTGTTGAGGGCTCAAGGCGGCATTCTCGTCCCTAATCATGAAGTTCTGACCATCTAGCATAGGTCGTTTGAGACGCTCATTCATCTCGAATTTCATCACAATATCTCCCAGTTGGAGATCAATCGTCCTGTTGCAGACGTCAATGATTACACCAGCTGTGCACAGGAAAGAACGGCCCAGAATGAGAGGGTCTTTCGGTTCATCTTTGAGCTCTAGAACCACGAAGTCTGCCGGAACAGTGGTGTGACCAATTTGAACTTGTAGATCTTCAAGAACACCTACTGGCAACTTGACTGATCTGTCTGCGAATACCAAAGAAATCCTGGTTGGCTTGAAGTTGGTTAGTCCCATGCGTTTTACAACTGAGTAAGGCATGAGATTCACACAGGAACCCAGATCGCATAAAGAACAAGCGAAGACTGTCTTTCCAATCTGAACAGATAGGACAATTTTCCAGGATCTTCCAATTTCCTGACTGTTCTGTTTTGAAGGACTGCGATGTATTCTTTCGAGACCATCATGATGTCGCTGTCTACAAAAGTCTTTCCGGAGATCAGCCCTTTCACAAGACTACACATTAAAGGAATCATCTGAATAGCATCCATGAGAGAGAACTTAACGTTCAAGTCTTCAAGCATCTTTTTGCACTTCATCTCTTCGCAATCCTTGCGTGATTTCTTAGCAGGGACTGGATAGGGAACTTTTGGAATGTAGACGCGTGTTGGAACAGGTTGATCTTGCGTCGTGGGGGCTACTGGTTCTGCGGTTGTTGGCTGTTCCGGTTCATGATCGTCATCGTGGACATCCTCAAGCGAAGGTGGTTCTCCATCTTTCTGTTTTCCCTTCTCTTGAGCAGTGTGGGAACCGAAATTCGCACTGTCGATTTCCGTTTAAATAAGGAAACTAGGAAAACCCTAATTTTCCAGAGGTCCCGGATATCTGCTAATACCATACGCCAAGCAATCAGAACACGAAACGAGAACAGTAATAAAATAAGAAATCAAAAAAGAGAGCAAGATAGTTCTTATTCTGAATCTGCGTTTGAGCGTTTACAACAAGGTAAGTTCCTAGGCTACGAGAGCTGTCGGTGAGATTCCTAGTTCTAAAACCCTAAGACGGCAAAAAACCTAATTGAGTCGCAGCTCGAATAACAAAAACGGAAAATTGCCTGAAATTGCTCAAAGTGCTAAGTTTGTTGTGTCAAGTCCCCCTCATGCCTCTCGCCTAGGACTCCTTATATACTGGCTCCAAGATCGGCTTACGCTTTTCCCCTTCTGCCCTTAAGCCGCCATAGCATAAAAATGGAGATATTCCATTTTTTCCGGTCTTCGTAATTATCTTCAAAATTTCGTATTTATCTGCGGAAACTTGACATTTATCTTCCCTTGCGGACCAAGCATAAACCGTCATGCGGTTTACGGGCTAAGCGTAAACCGTCATGCGGCTTACGGGCTGTTGGTTAAGAAATCGTGAGTTGGGCTTCGAGTCGTGTCTTTATCGGTCGCTACGTAGCGACCGAGCGGAACGGATGCTCGGTCGGTACGTAGCGACCGAGCTTGGCTCGAGCTCGGTCGTTACGTAGCGACCGAGCGGAACAGACGCTCGGTCGCTACGTAGCTACCGAGCTTGGCTCGAGCTCGGTCGCTACATAGCGACCGAGTGGGACGGACGCTCTGTTGTTACGTAGCGACCGAGCTTAGCTCGAGCTCGGTCGCTACGTAGCGACCGAGCGGGACGGACTCTCGGTCGCTACGTAGCGACCGAGCGGAACACGTGTTCGGTCGTTGCGTAGCGACCTTTTTCGAGCTCTTTTCCGATGTCTCATGAATGTGTCGCAAAGCTTTTCGTAAGAAAGAATCTATTTCAAAAAAGTATTTGTCGAAGACAGTTTTCATTTTCTTCTTCGGGCGTTTTGAATGTTAACTTCGTCGATTCCGCGAGAGCATCTGCCTGGACGAAGTTAACATTNNNNNNNNNNNNNNNNNNNNNNNNNNNNNNNNNNNNNNNNNNNNNNNNNNNNNNNNNNNNNNNNNNNNNNNNNNNNNNNNNNNNNNNNNNNNNNNNNNNNNNNNNNNNNNNNNNNNNNNNNNNNNNNNNNNNNNNNNNNNNNNNNNNNNNNNNNNNNNNNNNNNNNNNNNNNNNNNNNNNNNNNNNNNNNNNNNNNNNNNNNNNNNNNNNNNNNNNNNNNNNNNNNNNNNNNNNNNNNNNNNNNGTTTTTATGTAGAGGTTATCAGGCGTGTTGCTGCCGATGGCATTTTATATGGGTGTAGAAGGAAGACTACGAGTTGTCATCTCGTAATCTAACTCTGTGTGAACTCCTATAGCCGTGATCTGTTTCGAGATTTTTCCGCAGTGTGTAAATCCTTGTGGGATTTCTGAAGACGCTCGAATATTGGCAAAGAGACAAATTTTGGGATCTCGTATCAAGGTTTTTGATAATATGCCTAGAGATGTTAGAGACCAATGCGTTGGGTTTAGGGCAAGACCTAGGTTTACGCCTGGTTTTAGAGGGTGCGATGACTAATTCGACTTACGTATCCAGATTCAGTTTCATCCTGATTCCATACCGATTTAAAGTCCGCGATAGGTTCTCGGCTTATACGACTTGTATGGTTGGAACCGAGCATCTCTCCAAGGACAATTTTTAAGCCTCCTGTAAGTGCTGACCAAAAATTTTGGGTTTCTTTTATAGCGTTATTATCTTTCTGTCGGATGTACGAGAGTCATCTCTACGAGATGGCTAAGTCTGTTTAGGACGTTAAGAGTTNNNNNNNNNNNNNNNNNNNNNNNNNNNNNNNNNNNNNNNNNNNNNNNNNNNNNNNNNNNNNNNNNNNNNNNNNNNNNNNNNNNNNNNNTTTTATCGAGGAAGGAAATTTCGTCGAAGAACAAATCTTCAGGCGTCTGCGACGTCTCGCGAGGCTGAAGATTTGTTATTCTTTCGTATGTCGCGTTTCGTGGTTGAAATGTTCGCGGGCTTAATGATGTTTTGCGATGTTGCAAGGGTTTAGTCTTAGCCCTGGTAGGTCAAGGATTAGACCATGGTACTTTAACATTTAAGGTCATGTTAGTTTACGATCGTCCTTAAAGGGGATGGCAAATATCGGTTTGAACTTTTAGTGGAAGGCGTAATTGACCGAGGGCCAAAGAGCGCTTGTCGAGATTGATAGGCCAAGTTTGCCGGGGTTATCCATGCTACTATGGCCGATAGTCGTAGAAAACGATTCTCCGCTCTAGGTTTCAGTTATACGACGAATATTTTGAATAATGTGACCTATATTCTTATAAAAATCTAATCTTTTTTGCCTGAGGAAGACGAAGCCCAAGAGGTTTGCTACATAACCAGTGTGGAGTCAGTGGCGGGACGACTGCCTTCTCGGATGTGAACGAGGGAAAAGAAAAGCAGAAGCCAGCGAGCCGCATAGTTCTTCATAAAGCATGTTATGTTAACTTTTTGAAAGTTTCCACGTAAGACTTGGTCTGATTGTA
This genomic interval from Brassica oleracea var. oleracea cultivar TO1000 chromosome C2, BOL, whole genome shotgun sequence contains the following:
- the LOC106324281 gene encoding uncharacterized protein LOC106324281, which gives rise to MAASSSNKNEETNRSKKVNSMDTRKIDDLAAKVDLLLKNNQNHIYVMEETNLEPASHIRQMDVQIAQTAETIKRQQGTLPGKSNKNPKECNAVELRSGRHLTDPVPKKLTACWGQNCANFGSHTAQEKGKQKDGEPPSLEDVHDDDHEPEQPTTAEPVAPTTQDQPVPTRVYIPKVPYPVPAKKSRKDCEEMKCKKMLEDLNVKFSLMDAIQMIPLMCSLVKGLISGKTFVDSDIMMIGKTVFACSLCDLGSCVNLMPYSVVKRMGLTNFKPTRISLVFADRSVKLPVGVLEDLQVQIGHTTVPADFVVLELKDEPKDPLILGRSFLCTAGVIIDVCNRTIDLQLGDIVMKFEMNERLKRPMLDGQNFMIRDENAALSPQQGMIEEILADDPLEVALI